GTGCTTCTCTCGAAGAAATCTACCGTGTTGCTCAACAGGCAAACTCGCTGCTCGCAACCGTAGGCTCTTCTCTAGAGCACGTCCACATTCCCGGCAGACCTGCTTCTGAAGATACTATTCCTGTCGGGGAGGTCGAAGTTGGAATGGGTATTCACAACGAACCTGGATCTCATCGAATGAAATTCACTTTGCCAGAGCTGGTGAAGACCATGCTTTTCCAAATCTTGGATCACAACGATCCCGACCGTGCTTTCATCACACGCGAACCGGGCGACGAGTTCGTGCTCCTGATTAACAACCTGGGTGGTGTGAGCAGCCTGGAGCTCTCTGGTATCACCGATGAAGTATACCGTCAGCTTGAGCGGGACTACAGCATCAAACCCGTACGAGTCATTCAAGGAACTTTTCTGACCAGTCTCAACGGGCTGGGCTTCAGTGCTTCCCTGTTGAAGCTCGCTGATAATGGCTTGGGTGCTGGCAAGTCTTTCCTTGAGCTTTTGGATGCTCCCGCTGAGGCAGTTGGTTGGTCCGCTCCAATCCCAACTTCCACCTGGGACCGTCGCACCGATGCTCCTGTAGAgctcaagaagaccaagttAGCTGAGCAACAGCCTAGTAACCTCAAGTGTATGCTTAATTTGTCCCAACTTTCCATAGCCCATTCCCGTGGATGTAAGCTAACGAAACGCAACAGTGGACCCTGCTACTATCAGGAAAGTCTTGGGAGCTGGTCTCCGGCGCATCATTGACGCCGAACCGACGGTTACTCGCTACGATACGATTGTCGGAGACGGTGACTGTGGTGTTGGCTTGAAACGTGGTGCCGAGGCTGTTCTTGCACTCCTTGAGGACAACTTCTCAAGCCTGGATGAAGACGTGGTTAAAACCGTCAACCGCATCGTTACCATTGTGGAGAACACCATGGATGGTACTTCCGGTGCCATCTACGCCATCTTCTTGAACGCACTTGTGCACGGTCTCCGGGAGCAAGACAAGGGCAAATCGACTCCTGCCACAGCTGAAGTCTGGGGCGAGGCCTTGAAATACTCGCTCGGAGCCCTCGGAAAATACACCCCCGCCAAGCCTGGTGACCGTACTATGATCGATGCTCTTGTTCCCTTCTGTACCACTCTGCGCGACACTAAGGATGTCCATGCTGCTGCTAAGGCTGCTCAAGAGGGAACTGAAGCGACGAAGAGCATGAAGGCCAGCTTGGGACGGTCTGTCTATGTGGGTGGTGAAGACGAGTGGGTGGGTAAGGTCCCTGACCCAGGTGCTTACGGACTCAGCGAATTCTTCACTGGGCTTGTCGAAGCCATTCCAAAGCAAGCATGATTCCTCGAACCTCGCGGTACATATTGCATCTCATGAAACACCCTAATTTTAATCAATGACATCATGACAATTGCAGGCGTTCTGTTTTGTGCTGTGTTCATGGCGGGATTTATCTATGCCCTTAATTAGCTACAATCATCTACTATAGTGTATAAATTCGatgaatttattatttatactttcATTCGCGTAAGACTCTTGACTAATCGTGGATAACAAAAAAGTCGAGCTACACGAAGTGCGACAGTAGGTTTCTTTTGCTAGTGCGGGCATTTGATTGCATTGTAGCTAAATGGTTGTATTAGAATCCCTATTTATACATCCAGAAAGCTACTGTCCACACCTCTTCCGCCGATCGAGATCACTCGATCTGCCCCTATTGAGTTCGAGAAAGATCTCGAATCAGACTACctgacttttctttccttttctaacTTTTCTAAACGGACCAGAAAAACGCCAGATGTGTCCCTTCATGATACAGTAAAACAACGGAGAACGGACATAAGAGATAGCTCAtgagaagaaatagaatcCCCTTTTCTACTCGCCAAGGGAGCTTAGGATGTACGTGTGATTGAATCTCCGACTATGGATCGCAGACTTCGGAAATCGTAGGACAGGGTATCGATATCAAGAAATAGACCGTCTTTGTCGACTCCAATAACTGGATAGAGAAAAGCCAAACATGTCGCGCATGTCACGTGGTTGAGAATGAATTCCCGAAATCAACTGAGCAGAACGAGGATGACGGAGTCACCACGCAGGAACCTAGAGTGATATGTTAAATATGGAGGCCCCTCATCAAAGTACCTCAAGCGGGGGATAATCGCATGGCACTTACATCTTGCTGATGAAGCGATCCTTGTTGACACCCTTGCCTTTACCGCCCTTGGGCTTCTCTGTCCACATTTCCTTGACGTTCTCCAACACCATGTTGCAGTGGCGATCGAACGCCTTCACGCGAGCGAGCAAGCGACGGTTGCTACGGCAGGCGATCAGGACCTGGGTGTGTGTGCGAGTGGCGGTttggaggagggagagggggCCAGCTGTGAGCTCATGTTCCTCGACGAGGGAGACCTCGTATTCACTAGATGGGGTGTTAGAGGCTATAGATGTATGCGACCGGAGTCTGCGTGGATGTATCCAGTGGACAGGATCGGATAGAAGATGGGAAGAACATACGTAAGCTCACTCTTGGGCTTGTTAAGCAGGTCCCTGTTGAATTAGACGGTATGGTTAGCATCAGATTGACCAGGTAGGATTAACGATCACGCCATGATGAAGTGGAATATATGACGGAGAGACACATGATctcaaggaaaagaggggTAAGTACTGGATCTTTGGGTCGGTCGACATGTTGGCGGTATATAAAGGTGGTGTGGTGGTCTGCTGGAGGACGTCTTGATTATCTTTCCATCGGACTATCAGCtttgtctctttcttggACTCTTCCGGCCTCTTGGCGCGGGTCGCGGATCACGTGTCGCGCGTGTTTGCCGTGTTTGCGACAGAGCTTTTTTCCCAGTTCGCGATTGGCTGCGTCACGTCGCGTCCGACACGGTTCATGTCGGCGATCTTGAAAGCTTCTCGACATTCAAATGCAAGgcgtcttttctttttcttctccaacctCCCACTAGTTCCTCGCCCCTACTTCACGACTCGCGGTGACTTTCCAAGTCCGACTCGATAATCCCTGCAATCTCCTCACCCCTCTACTTATTAAGGACTCTTACCGCATGTCCCTTCACCCCTTTCTTCAGTCCCGCGTCCGCATTCCAGAGATCATTCCACCCCCGCTATCCTGATTCTCTACATACCAGTGCATTCTCCTGGTCGACGCAACCTCCGATTAGATAGACTTCACGAGCCGATAAGCAAGTGGCATAGATCGGACCCTGCCTTGCTTCAATCCTATACAGCCCTCCTTTGAAAACTTTGTCACGTTTCGACATTCCCACCCTGCCAATTCAACCCACGGTCCGCTCCTGAAACGAACCTTCACCTCGTTCTGACATATTCTTATTTGAATACTTATTCCCCAGCTTGCTTATGGTTATTCCTCTCAAGTTGGTGGCATGGAATCTCAGGACGGAATTTCCGTCCGGCCTATGAGGCGTGA
This DNA window, taken from Aspergillus flavus chromosome 5, complete sequence, encodes the following:
- a CDS encoding small nuclear ribonucleoprotein Sm core protein (small nuclear ribonucleoprotein Sm D2); translation: MSTDPKIQDLLNKPKSELTEYEVSLVEEHELTAGPLSLLQTATRTHTQVLIACRSNRRLLARVKAFDRHCNMVLENVKEMWTEKPKGGKGKGVNKDRFISKMFLRGDSVILVLLS
- a CDS encoding dihydroxyacetone kinase, which gives rise to MSAQTKHFFSDPNHLVVTALHSLTLTNPSLAFDPENKIIFRRPDSLKKKKVAIVSGGGSGHEPAFAGFVGQGFLDASVAGTIFASPSAVQIRKAALDCVDNEQGVLIIPMNYTGDVLNFGMAAEKARAAGIKTEFFAINDDAGVGKKKGGKVGRRGIGGGILVLKIVSALAETGASLEEIYRVAQQANSLLATVGSSLEHVHIPGRPASEDTIPVGEVEVGMGIHNEPGSHRMKFTLPELVKTMLFQILDHNDPDRAFITREPGDEFVLLINNLGGVSSLELSGITDEVYRQLERDYSIKPVRVIQGTFLTSLNGLGFSASLLKLADNGLGAGKSFLELLDAPAEAVGWSAPIPTSTWDRRTDAPVELKKTKLAEQQPSNLKLDPATIRKVLGAGLRRIIDAEPTVTRYDTIVGDGDCGVGLKRGAEAVLALLEDNFSSLDEDVVKTVNRIVTIVENTMDGTSGAIYAIFLNALVHGLREQDKGKSTPATAEVWGEALKYSLGALGKYTPAKPGDRTMIDALVPFCTTLRDTKDVHAAAKAAQEGTEATKSMKASLGRSVYVGGEDEWVGKVPDPGAYGLSEFFTGLVEAIPKQA